CGCGTTTTCCTGCCCGCCCAGAAAAAAATCGTCCGTGACCAGGGCACGAAAATTGAGGATCTGCGCGGCAATCAGACCATTTTGATCGTGGATGACGAAGAGACGCTGTTGACGCTGGGGCAGACCGTTCTTTCGGCGTTCGGGTACAAGGTGTTGACCGCGAACAGCGGATTGCGCGCGCTCGAGCTTTTTTCGCAGGCTCCATCGCAGATCGACATGGTGATCACCGATCTGGTGATGCCGGGCATGAGCGGCCGCGAGTTGATTGACCATGTCCGGCGCCTGTCGCCGGCAATCCCCATTCTCAGCACCAGTGGTTACGTGCGGCCTTCGTCGGATGACGACGAAGAAGACGATTATTATTTGCGCAAGCCTTACACGAGTCAGGATCTTTTGCGCAAAGTCAAGCAGGTGCTTTCTCTGACCGAGGCGTCCTAGTTGACGCCCCCGGGCTTTTCGATTTCAATCCGCCCATGCAAATCGAGAGCCTGAAGGTCTTCTGTGACCTGGCGGAGACGGAGAGTTTCACCAAGGCGGCCCAAATCAACCACGTCACCCAGTCCGCCGTCAGCCAGCAGATCAGCTCGCTGGAACGCCAGTTCAAGTCCCTGCTCATCGAGCGCAGCAAAAAAAAATTCCGGCTCACTCGCGAAGGTCAGGTGCTTTACGAATACAGCAAGCAGATCATCCAGACCTACGATTCGCTGCACAGCCGGCTTCAGGAAATCAAGGACATCATTTCCGGCACCATCCGCGTGGCCACCATCTACAGCATCGGCCTGCACGATCTCCCGCCTTACATGAAGAAGTTTCTGAAGGCGTATCCGACGGTCCACGTCCATGTCGAATACCGGCGCGCCAACCAGGTCTATGAAGACGTGCTCGGCAACGTCGTGGACCTCGGCCTCGTTGCCTTCCCGAGCAAGGACATCAAACTGGAGATCGTTCCGTTGCGGCGCGACAACATGGTGCTCATCTGCCATCCACAGCATGCGCTGGCAAAATTGAAAACCGTCAAACTGGCCGCCATCGCGGGCCAGAAATTCATCGCCTTTGAGCCGGACATTCCCACGCGCAAGGCGATCGACCGGATTCTCAAGGACAACAACGTGACCGTGCATCCGGTGATGGAGTTTGATAATATCGAAACCGTGAAACGCGCTGTGGAAATCGACGCAGGCATTTCCATCGTCCCGCAGGGGACCATCGCGCAGGAGGTCGCAAAGCAGACGCTGGCGGCGGCGCAGTTCGAGGATGCGCAGTTTTTCCGCCAGCTCGCGGCGATCTACAAGAAGAACAAGGTGCTTTCGCCGGCCATGAAGCAGTTCCTCGCCATCCTCAAGGAACCGCAGTAAGAGCCGAATCCAGCCGCACGGGCGCCAAAAACAGATTTCGCGTCACTTTGCGCATACGGTATGACAGTTGAATAGCGTGCGCGTTCCCATTTGGCTGGCAGTAGTGCGTGGCACTTTCATTTTCCGCAGTCGGACTTGGCTGCCTTTTCGAGGATGGAATCCTTTTGTTCATCAGAAATGAGACCCGCTGCTTGGAAGGCTTCTACTGCGACGTTGACTGCCGACACAAACTCGCCGTGATTCTCCCAAACTCCGCCGGAACCTGGGCCCGCGCAGGGAGCCAACTGCTCAATGCTGCAGCCGTGGGCGTCAACGATGGCTCCGGCTGGCGTGCCAGGGCACTGATCTTCACTGTCGGGCACGCCATCGCCATCGCCGTCGGGTTCGATGAGGACGGCGGAGATAACGTCGGAACGAATCAGGAACATCTCGCCCAAGTCACCCATGCTCGAGATATCGAGGCCGAAAATGGACTGCCAGTCGGCGAGTATAGGCGGTGTGGCGGGCAGGTCTGGACTTGAAAGCGCGGCCGCCGTCGGGTCATCAAGCTGCCAGGAAATCAGATTCATTGCTGCCCCGCCAAACATCCCGGCAGGTGCGGAAACTGCGAAGTTATTGTTATAGCTGTGCAGAACGTAATTATCAGTCGGCGGTATGCCGGGCGCATAGTCATTCACAATCTCGACCAAAAAGCTGACGTTGTTCGGGTCAGTACTGAACGTAAGTCCGTTCACCGTCAGAGAAATGCCGTACGGCGGTGTCGTGTGCCAATAGTCCCCCACTTCCGGGATTGAGTTTGAATCGGGCGTGGCCGAGTCATAGGTGTAAGCGCCCGTAATTGTGTCCCCGGACACCACGGATCCACCGAGGATGTTATT
This window of the Candidatus Angelobacter sp. genome carries:
- a CDS encoding LysR family transcriptional regulator, with translation MQIESLKVFCDLAETESFTKAAQINHVTQSAVSQQISSLERQFKSLLIERSKKKFRLTREGQVLYEYSKQIIQTYDSLHSRLQEIKDIISGTIRVATIYSIGLHDLPPYMKKFLKAYPTVHVHVEYRRANQVYEDVLGNVVDLGLVAFPSKDIKLEIVPLRRDNMVLICHPQHALAKLKTVKLAAIAGQKFIAFEPDIPTRKAIDRILKDNNVTVHPVMEFDNIETVKRAVEIDAGISIVPQGTIAQEVAKQTLAAAQFEDAQFFRQLAAIYKKNKVLSPAMKQFLAILKEPQ